A stretch of DNA from Verrucomicrobiia bacterium:
CGGCGGCATGCTCACCAATTTCGATACCATCCGCAAGTCGCTCGGCCGTCTGGACATGATCGACCAGATGGAAAAAGACGGCAGCTTCCAGTTCGTCACGAAGAAAGAAGCCGGCTCCCTCAAGAAAGAACGCGAAAAGCTGCAGAAGAACCTCATGGGTATCCGCGCCCTCAAGCGCCTGCCTGGGGCGATCTTCGTGATTGACGCGAAGAAAGAAGAGATCGCGATCAAGGAAGCCCGCAAGCTTGGCATTCCGGTCATCGCGGTCCTCGATACGAACTGCGATCCCGATGTTGTGGATTGGCCGTTCCCCGGCAATGACGACGCCATCCGCGCCATCAAGCTTTTCTGCGAAAGCGTGGCCGAAGCCGCGAAAGAAGGCCGTGACGGCTTTAAGAAGATCGTGGCCGAACAGGAAGCGCAGCGCGCAAAGGAAGCCGAAGAAAAGGCGGAAGCGGCTGCTGCCGACAAAGCCGGTTCGCCGCTCTCCGAAGAGCAGCCCGAACTCGCCGCCGTCGTGGAAAAGGCCGAGAAAGTCGCGCAAGTCGAAAAAGATAAGAAGCAGAAAACCGAAAAAGCCCCGAAACCGCTTCGCAAGTAATCCCGGGCCGCAGGCCCTGATCAAAGGAATCAGCGAATGACCATGAGCACGGAAGCCAACGACAAATCGAACATCGTCAAGCTGCGCGAGTTGACCGGCGCGGGCATGATGGACTGCAAGAATGCGCTCGTGGAAGCCAAGGGCAGCCTCGAAGAAGCCCAGAAGATCATCCGCAAGAAAGGCCTCGACATCGCAAAGAAGAAGTCGACGCGCGAGGCCAAGGAAGGCCAGATCATTTCCTACATTCATGCCGGCGGCAAGCTCGGCGTGCTTCTGGAAGTCAACTGCGAGACGGATTTCGTGGCCCGCAACGAGACGTTCCAGGCCTTCATCCGCGATGTCGCCATGCAGATCGCGGCCGCGCACCCGCTGTTCGTGAGCGAGGAAAGCATCCC
This window harbors:
- the rpsB gene encoding 30S ribosomal protein S2, giving the protein MADITIKQLLEAGVHFGHQTQRWNPKMKKYIFGERNGIYIINLEITVQYLKKGLEYVKGIAGEGKEILFVGTKKQAQDPISDAAQKCDMPYVNQRWLGGMLTNFDTIRKSLGRLDMIDQMEKDGSFQFVTKKEAGSLKKEREKLQKNLMGIRALKRLPGAIFVIDAKKEEIAIKEARKLGIPVIAVLDTNCDPDVVDWPFPGNDDAIRAIKLFCESVAEAAKEGRDGFKKIVAEQEAQRAKEAEEKAEAAAADKAGSPLSEEQPELAAVVEKAEKVAQVEKDKKQKTEKAPKPLRK
- a CDS encoding translation elongation factor Ts codes for the protein MTMSTEANDKSNIVKLRELTGAGMMDCKNALVEAKGSLEEAQKIIRKKGLDIAKKKSTREAKEGQIISYIHAGGKLGVLLEVNCETDFVARNETFQAFIRDVAMQIAAAHPLFVSEESIPQAELDKEKEVYKSQVAGKPQDVQDKIIQGKLTKRFEEICLLHQKFIKDDSKTIADYLNETIAKIGENIIIRRFVRYEVGGSL